The segment ATCAACTAGCAAGTTTCTCTACGTTTCTTTACCTCGAACTCAGGTTAAGCTAAAAGAGATTGATTCATAGCTACCTTTTGGACAAAGTTAGGATGTTGTTGAACCAGTTGACAAAAATGATTAATAGGAGGAATAGTTAAGCGATCGCTGGTTGTTACTAAAACCACCTCACGGGTTAAATTAGTAATCATTTTATGAGGGGATTCATGGGTTAAAAAATCCTCAGTGATTTTGGCTAAAGGACGTACCGCTAAACTCCTATCTTGACGCGCTTCTATTAAGGCAGTTTCGGGTAATAAGGCAATAATTTCTCCCTGACGGACTATCCCCCGAAAAGCATCTAAGGTATTCAATTCCATGACAATTTTAAGAGAAATATTCTGAGTCGTTAACCATTCTTGAACCAGTCGCTGCATTCCATACCCTTCTTTAAAGACGACTTGGGGATAGTGGGCTAATTCTGACCAAGGAATTTCGTTAAACTGAGTCAGAGGATGATCAGCAGCCATTAAAACTTCAATGTTTTCGCTATAAAGTATTTCTACCACCATTTCGGGACTGGTGGTCAAAAAGCGGTTATTCATGACGATCGCTACATCTACCAACCCATCCCGTAAGACTTTTAACGCGCGATCGCTTCCTAAGGCCGTGACTCGCAATTGAACATGGGGATAATCGTGGCAAAATTGTTGTAGAATAGGGGGTAAATAGTGTGAACAGACCGAATGAATGGCAGCGACACACAATTCTGGTTGTTTTCCTCCCTGTAAGTCTGCAATTTCTTGGTTGATGGTTTCCCATTCTTGACAAATTTTCTTAGCCCTCGGCAGCATTTTTTCGCCAGCGATGGTTAATTTTGCCTGGGCTGTACGATGGAACAATAAAGCCCCTAGCGTTCCTTCTAGGGCTTGAATTTGTCGGCTAATGGTAGACTGGGTTACGCCACATTGTCGGGCTGCTTGTCCAAAGTTTCCTGTCTCTGCGATGGTTAAAAACGCTTGTAGCTGCTCAATTCGCATTCGTTAGACTATTTCCCATTATCTTCTCTATTATTGCACAATAGGGGATTCACACTTTAATTTTAGTAGAATTTGATACAAACAAAACAATTAACAAGGTTTATTGACTGCTCACTGTTTATTGTTCAGGGTGTTGAATGACTAAAACCGAACAATTAGCATGATGAACAACATAATTACTAACACTCCCTAAAAACATTTCACTAATGCCTTTAAGTCCCCGTCTCCCTAAGACAATTAAATCCGCATTCCAACTGTTAGCTAAGTCTCTAATCCAACGTCCAGGCTCTCCAATTTTACAGTCCCATTCTGCTGTTATTTGTTGAGCTTCTGCTATTTTAGCATAGTTGTCTAACCAGTGACGCACCTTTTCAATTTCTTTGTCTAATTGTTCTCGCATTGCATAGGAAAATTCAGCTAATTGTTCGTTATAAAGACTAATATATGGAGTCAAGGTTTGATTGTCTATCAAGATAGTGTGGAATAACATTAAATTGGCTCCATTTTGTTTAGCCAAGGCTAAAGCTTGTTCAAATACCTGTTGGCCGAGAGGGGAATCATCTAGAGCAACTAAAATCTTTTTGTATGGCATAGTGTGAGAACCTTATTAGCTTAAAGACTATTCACAAAATTGGCTAATCTGGTC is part of the Rippkaea orientalis PCC 8801 genome and harbors:
- a CDS encoding LysR family transcriptional regulator produces the protein MRIEQLQAFLTIAETGNFGQAARQCGVTQSTISRQIQALEGTLGALLFHRTAQAKLTIAGEKMLPRAKKICQEWETINQEIADLQGGKQPELCVAAIHSVCSHYLPPILQQFCHDYPHVQLRVTALGSDRALKVLRDGLVDVAIVMNNRFLTTSPEMVVEILYSENIEVLMAADHPLTQFNEIPWSELAHYPQVVFKEGYGMQRLVQEWLTTQNISLKIVMELNTLDAFRGIVRQGEIIALLPETALIEARQDRSLAVRPLAKITEDFLTHESPHKMITNLTREVVLVTTSDRLTIPPINHFCQLVQQHPNFVQKVAMNQSLLA
- a CDS encoding universal stress protein; protein product: MPYKKILVALDDSPLGQQVFEQALALAKQNGANLMLFHTILIDNQTLTPYISLYNEQLAEFSYAMREQLDKEIEKVRHWLDNYAKIAEAQQITAEWDCKIGEPGRWIRDLANSWNADLIVLGRRGLKGISEMFLGSVSNYVVHHANCSVLVIQHPEQ